The following is a genomic window from Rhodopirellula islandica.
ATGGGTTGCAGGGGAATTGCCCGGGGAACAGTGTTCGGCGATAATGCCGGCCCATCGCCACGAGGGCGTTTGCTCTCGTGTTACGATCCGTTTTGAATGGATCCTGTTCCCTGTTTTCCTGGAGACCTCCATGCCACGTCCCGTTACGATTTTCACTGGTCAATGGGCCGATTTGCCGATCGAAGAGATGGCAGCCATGACCGCCGACTTCGGATACGACGGGATCGAATTGGCTTGCTGGGGCGATCACTTCGAAGTCGACAAAGCGCTCGCAGAAGACGACTACTGCGAAAAAAAGCACGCGTTGCTTGCCAAGCACAACCTGCAATGCCACGCGATCAGCGCTCACTTGGTCGGGCAAGCCGTGCTGGACAAAATCGACGAGCGGCACAAATCCATTCTGCCTGAATACATTTGGGGCGATGGCGATCCTGAAGCGGTCAACCAACGCGCGATCGAAGAACTGAAGAACACCGCTCGTGCGGCCCAGAAGTTCGGCGTCGATGTCGTCAACGGCTTCACCGGCAGCAGCATCTGGCACCTGCTGTATTCGTTCCCACCCGTTTCCCCCGCCATGATTGACGCGGGATTCGACCTGTTGGCAGAACGCTTCAATCCAATCTTGGATGTGTTTGGTGAGTGCGGCGTGCGTTTCGCGTTGGAAGTTCACCCCACCGAAATCGCGTTCGATATCTACACCGCGCAACGAGCCCTGGAAGCACTCGACAATCGGCCTGAGTTTGGATTCAACTTTGACCCCAGTCACTTGATCTGGCAGGGCATCGATCCGGTCCAGTTCATCCGCATGTTCCCCGACCGCATTTACCACGTGCACATCAAAGACGCGATTGTGACCCTGGATGGTCGCACGGGAATCAACGCCAGTCACCTGAACTTTGGTGACTCACGACGCGGTTGGGACTTCCGAAGTCCTGGACGCGGTGGCGTGAACTTTGAAGAGATCATTCGTGCTCTCAATGAGATCGATTACCAAGGTCCCCTGTCGATCGAATGGGAAGACAGTGGCATGGAACGCACGTTTGGTGCTCGGGAGGCCTGCGAGTTCACCAAGAAGCTGGACTTCTCGCCCAGCAACCGTGCTTTTGACGCCGCCTTCGACGACGAGAACGCCTGAGTCGCATGATCGACATCACAGTCAACGGCCGCCCCACGCAGATCGATCGGCCGATGCCGATCGACGAGTTGCTGGTCACGGTCGAAGTCCCGAAGAATTATCTCGCGGTCGAAGTCAACGAAGACGTCGTCCCGCGAGAGAACTACGCCGCGACAATCGTTGGCGAAGGTGATCGCGTCGAGGTGGTGACCTTGGTCGGTGGCGGCTGATCGGCCGGATCGGTGGTCGGTGATTCCACGTTGATTGCCCGACCACATCAGCCTCGTCGAGTTTGGACGACCGAGTCCGCTTGGCCAATTGCTGGGCAGAGAAAGGACCGGGGATTGTTGCTGCGATCGATCGGTTGTCTGATCAGGGCGGATGCATCGGTCCCTCGCATTCCAAACGAGACCGTTGCGACGCTTTCCTTCCCTTTCCACCCATCTGTTTCCTATGACCACCGACGCTCTTTCCGATTCACCGCTCAAGATCGGATCGCACACGCTGAACAGCCGATTGCTGGTTGGCACCGGGCGTTACGACACGATGGAACAGATGCGTGATTCCCTGGACGCATCCGGCACAGAATGCGTCACGGTGGCGGTTCGTCGCGAGCGGTTGTACGACCGAACGGGCCAGAATATCCTGGATTTCATCGACTCGGATCGCTACATCCTGCTTCCCAACACGGCGGGTTGCTACACCGCGGCCGATGCCGTGCGTGCAGCGAAGCTTGGTCGAGAAATCTTGCGGACGCTTGGCAACCCCGGCTCGGACTGGGTCAAACTGGAAGTCCTCGGTGACAGCAAAACGCTGCTTCCCGATCCGGTGGAAACCGTGGCGGCGTGCGAGCAACTCGCTGCCGATGGCTTTTCGGTGCTTTGCTACACCAGCGACTGCCCGGTCACTGCCCAACGCCTGAAAAAGGTGGGTGCCGCAGCGGTCATGCCAGCAGGCAGCCCGATTGGCAGCGGAGCGGGGATCCTGAACCCCAACAACCTGCAGATCATCTTGGAATACCTGAAGGAAGACGACGAAGATTATCCGGTCATCATTGATGCGGGTGTTGGAACGGCCAGCGATGTGTCCGTGGCGATGGAATTGGGGGCCGATGGTGTGTTGCTCAACACCGCGATCGCGCACGCTCGAGAGCCCGTTCGGATGGCTCATGCGATGCGAATGGCGGTCGACGCTGGGCGCCACGCCGCCCTGGCCGGACGCATCCCGAAACGTTTGTATGGAACCGCAAGCAGCCCACAGGAAGGTGTGATCAGCACGCGTCCTTACGGTTCGCAAGCCAATGAAATTGGGGATTGATCATGTCGATGGAAGATCGAATCACCGAACTTGAAATCCAACTCGTTCACACCCAACGAGTTTGCGAGCAACTCAACGAAATCGTGACCGAGCTGTCACTCGATGCACAACGTCGCGAACGTGAAATGAAGCGACTCGCCGATCAATTGAAGGACCTCAAAAACAAGGCCACCGAACGCGGTGGCGACCTGGAAGACGAACGACCACCGCACTATTGAACCGCCAGCCCTGATTGAATCGGCTGGCCGATTGAACCGGGTGGCCGTTGGGATCAGGTGGCCGTTGGGATCAGGTGGGCTGGTCGAACCGAGTGACCTGCCGCCGAGTGCGACGCAAATTCCCGCGGATTGGCGATGCCATTCAGAGGCCGCCGTTTAACAACGGCAACTGGCTGAACGTCACCGCTCATCGCTCTGCGACGGGCGTAGAAAGCCGACGTGCGATTTTATTCCGACTGGGCGGACTTTTCCGTGGAGGCCGACTGGGTGGATTGCCGATGGCAGAGGGGACCGTGTCTCGTTTCCTCCCATCGATCTTGGCTGCTGCACATGTCATCCAATTCACCTTCTCAGCGACCGCCCGCCAACGAACTGACGGCGGAAGAATTGATCCTTCAGATGGAAGTCGAAGAGGTCCAAGAACTGCTCGGTGACATGGGATTTGACCC
Proteins encoded in this region:
- the thiS gene encoding sulfur carrier protein ThiS is translated as MIDITVNGRPTQIDRPMPIDELLVTVEVPKNYLAVEVNEDVVPRENYAATIVGEGDRVEVVTLVGGG
- a CDS encoding SlyX family protein translates to MSMEDRITELEIQLVHTQRVCEQLNEIVTELSLDAQRREREMKRLADQLKDLKNKATERGGDLEDERPPHY
- a CDS encoding sugar phosphate isomerase/epimerase family protein, with amino-acid sequence MPRPVTIFTGQWADLPIEEMAAMTADFGYDGIELACWGDHFEVDKALAEDDYCEKKHALLAKHNLQCHAISAHLVGQAVLDKIDERHKSILPEYIWGDGDPEAVNQRAIEELKNTARAAQKFGVDVVNGFTGSSIWHLLYSFPPVSPAMIDAGFDLLAERFNPILDVFGECGVRFALEVHPTEIAFDIYTAQRALEALDNRPEFGFNFDPSHLIWQGIDPVQFIRMFPDRIYHVHIKDAIVTLDGRTGINASHLNFGDSRRGWDFRSPGRGGVNFEEIIRALNEIDYQGPLSIEWEDSGMERTFGAREACEFTKKLDFSPSNRAFDAAFDDENA
- a CDS encoding thiazole synthase, with the protein product MTTDALSDSPLKIGSHTLNSRLLVGTGRYDTMEQMRDSLDASGTECVTVAVRRERLYDRTGQNILDFIDSDRYILLPNTAGCYTAADAVRAAKLGREILRTLGNPGSDWVKLEVLGDSKTLLPDPVETVAACEQLAADGFSVLCYTSDCPVTAQRLKKVGAAAVMPAGSPIGSGAGILNPNNLQIILEYLKEDDEDYPVIIDAGVGTASDVSVAMELGADGVLLNTAIAHAREPVRMAHAMRMAVDAGRHAALAGRIPKRLYGTASSPQEGVISTRPYGSQANEIGD